In a single window of the Leptospira sanjuanensis genome:
- a CDS encoding polyphenol oxidase family protein: MAIFHSFPIAEGRKIKILIAGKKDLPSGSLDIQTQKREIAKLTGVSESNVFILDQVHGDTVFDADRSDASSFEKGDAWIGEASGKLLCIKTADCMPIFFWSEQSSKFAAIHSGWKGTLAGITEKTLRLTFDKSILTNGTLFGYLGPCASGLRYEVGEDVASLFRDEFPNCLRETKQGKFLLDLESFLKFRLEKNGISVVLQSERICTMEKDSDFFSHRQADAGRNLNLIWKEG; the protein is encoded by the coding sequence ATGGCCATCTTTCATTCTTTCCCGATCGCCGAAGGGAGAAAAATTAAGATTCTGATCGCGGGCAAAAAGGATCTTCCGAGCGGATCGTTAGACATACAAACCCAAAAGCGGGAAATCGCCAAACTTACCGGAGTTTCCGAATCGAACGTTTTTATTCTGGATCAGGTTCACGGTGATACGGTGTTCGACGCGGACCGGTCGGACGCTTCTTCCTTTGAGAAAGGAGACGCGTGGATCGGCGAGGCTTCGGGTAAACTTCTCTGCATCAAAACAGCGGATTGTATGCCCATTTTTTTTTGGTCCGAACAGAGTTCTAAGTTTGCCGCGATTCACTCCGGTTGGAAAGGAACGTTAGCCGGAATTACGGAGAAAACTTTGCGGCTTACGTTCGACAAATCGATCCTTACGAACGGAACGCTTTTCGGTTATCTCGGACCCTGTGCGAGCGGTCTTCGTTACGAAGTCGGTGAAGACGTAGCTTCGTTGTTTCGGGATGAATTTCCGAACTGTTTGCGGGAAACGAAGCAGGGGAAGTTTCTGCTGGATCTCGAATCGTTTTTGAAATTTCGTCTGGAGAAGAACGGGATTTCCGTCGTGTTACAATCCGAACGGATCTGTACGATGGAGAAGGATTCAGACTTCTTCAGTCACCGTCAAGCGGATGCGGGAAGAAATCTGAATCTGATTTGGAAGGAAGGTTAG
- the mutS gene encoding DNA mismatch repair protein MutS, translating to MSLETTGTSAEYWSDLADALNTPMMKQFLAIKKDFPDTILFFRMGDFYEMFLEDAKVASSILDIALTKRQNAVPMCGIPYHSKDNYISRLLNAGKKIAICEQSKPDEPGSKLMTRDVVRIITPGTVIEENLLSGFQNNYLAVLHLKKSLIYFAMADFSTGEVFYSSASITGIERLVAELEKFRPSEICVPKSEHSFFQELEYFKNREFTLLKDQETVSEKDPFQILSVYLNEYIRETYRDNKLVLREPRILSSGKFLEMDRETILNLELVENEKEKNHTLYSIFNFCNTAKGKRLLKQRILFPECDPLILYSRWEKQDILLKSILAPFVSALRDVGDLERILTRFRGNHAYPRDFRSILNSIATGMKLKAELETLSYPFLIPSKELQTLSDFIAERLHAGDDLPVILGNGPFLKTGFSAKLDKAREAGFKGKDWILDLEAEEKKRTGLNTLKIRYNKIVGYFIEISRVQAEQAPKDYLKKQTLVGSERFTTPKLEEIERTILEADEIIQEIERTEFNRMVEEVLQYSSALLSFSEEIGDLDFQISVLTAKDKFGWIRPQLSDDRSLDLGDSRHPVVEATLPPGQEFIPNSVYLDTQDKAIAVLTGPNMAGKSTFMRQIALNQILFQMGAFVPAKSARLPIVDKLFTRIGAGDNLTAGESTFFVEMKETANILNHFTEDSLILFDEVGRGTSTYDGMSIAWSILEYLSSLPVRPKTIFATHYHELTELSRLGGIFNLYLETLEKEDKVLFLRKVKIGKAKKSFGIYVAKIAGVPDPIVKRAAELLTDLESKKKEIKIQEAQPSLFAEPEQKNAPSETETSILKLKLEEMTPIEALKTLEDFQKKLRKQK from the coding sequence ATGAGTTTGGAAACCACAGGAACTTCTGCAGAATATTGGAGCGATCTCGCGGACGCGCTGAACACTCCGATGATGAAACAATTTCTCGCGATCAAAAAGGATTTTCCCGATACGATTCTTTTCTTTCGTATGGGCGATTTTTACGAAATGTTTCTGGAAGATGCGAAAGTCGCCTCTTCGATTTTGGACATCGCTCTTACCAAGCGGCAAAACGCCGTTCCTATGTGCGGGATTCCTTATCATTCCAAGGACAATTACATCTCTCGTCTGTTAAACGCGGGAAAAAAGATCGCAATCTGCGAACAATCCAAACCAGACGAACCCGGTTCCAAACTCATGACACGGGATGTAGTGCGGATCATCACTCCGGGAACGGTCATCGAAGAGAATCTTCTTTCCGGATTTCAGAACAACTATCTCGCTGTTTTACATCTCAAAAAAAGTCTGATCTACTTCGCGATGGCCGATTTTTCCACGGGAGAAGTTTTTTATTCCTCCGCTTCGATCACCGGAATCGAACGACTTGTCGCGGAGCTTGAAAAGTTCAGACCATCGGAAATCTGCGTCCCGAAATCGGAACATTCCTTCTTTCAAGAATTGGAATATTTCAAAAATCGAGAATTCACTCTTCTCAAAGATCAGGAAACCGTTTCGGAAAAAGATCCGTTCCAAATTCTTTCCGTATATCTCAACGAATATATCCGCGAAACCTACCGGGACAATAAACTCGTTCTTCGAGAGCCTCGCATTTTAAGTTCCGGAAAGTTTCTCGAAATGGATCGGGAAACGATTCTCAACCTCGAGCTTGTGGAAAACGAAAAGGAAAAGAATCACACCCTTTATTCTATATTCAATTTTTGCAATACTGCGAAAGGAAAACGTCTCCTCAAACAGAGAATTCTTTTTCCCGAATGCGATCCGTTGATCCTCTACTCCCGCTGGGAAAAACAGGATATTCTCTTAAAATCGATTCTCGCGCCGTTTGTGAGCGCTTTGCGGGACGTAGGAGATCTGGAAAGAATTCTTACGCGTTTTCGAGGAAACCACGCGTATCCTCGGGATTTTCGCTCGATCCTAAACTCGATCGCGACGGGAATGAAATTGAAAGCGGAATTGGAAACTCTCTCCTATCCGTTTCTCATTCCTTCGAAAGAACTCCAAACCCTTTCCGATTTCATTGCGGAACGTCTTCATGCGGGCGACGACTTGCCTGTGATTCTCGGAAACGGCCCGTTCCTGAAAACCGGATTCTCCGCTAAGCTGGACAAGGCAAGAGAAGCCGGATTCAAAGGAAAGGATTGGATTTTGGATCTGGAAGCCGAAGAGAAAAAAAGAACCGGCTTAAACACATTAAAGATTCGTTATAATAAGATCGTCGGGTATTTTATAGAAATCTCCCGCGTTCAAGCGGAACAAGCTCCGAAAGATTATCTCAAAAAACAGACTCTCGTTGGCAGCGAACGTTTTACCACTCCAAAGCTGGAAGAAATAGAACGGACGATCCTCGAAGCGGACGAAATCATCCAAGAAATCGAACGGACCGAATTCAACCGAATGGTGGAAGAGGTTTTGCAGTATTCTTCCGCGCTTCTTTCCTTTTCGGAAGAGATCGGAGATCTGGATTTTCAGATTTCGGTTCTGACGGCAAAAGACAAATTCGGATGGATTCGTCCTCAGCTTTCCGACGACCGTTCCCTTGATCTCGGAGATTCCAGACATCCCGTTGTGGAAGCGACTCTTCCTCCCGGTCAGGAATTCATTCCGAACTCAGTATATCTCGACACCCAAGACAAGGCGATCGCAGTTCTCACGGGGCCGAACATGGCCGGTAAATCCACGTTTATGCGTCAGATCGCCCTAAATCAGATTCTATTTCAGATGGGCGCCTTTGTTCCGGCTAAATCCGCGAGACTTCCGATCGTGGACAAACTATTCACTCGAATCGGAGCGGGAGACAACCTCACCGCGGGAGAATCCACATTCTTCGTCGAGATGAAGGAAACCGCAAACATCCTCAATCATTTCACGGAGGATTCTTTGATTTTGTTCGACGAGGTCGGGAGAGGAACTTCGACCTACGACGGAATGAGCATCGCTTGGTCCATCTTAGAATATCTTTCCTCTTTGCCCGTGCGGCCGAAGACGATCTTTGCCACGCACTATCACGAACTCACCGAACTCTCTCGTCTGGGGGGAATTTTCAATCTGTATCTCGAGACCCTCGAAAAGGAAGACAAGGTTCTTTTTTTAAGAAAGGTAAAGATCGGTAAGGCGAAAAAATCCTTCGGGATCTACGTCGCAAAAATCGCGGGGGTTCCCGACCCGATCGTAAAACGTGCGGCGGAACTTCTAACCGACTTGGAATCCAAAAAGAAAGAGATCAAAATTCAGGAAGCGCAGCCTTCTCTCTTTGCGGAACCGGAGCAAAAGAACGCTCCGTCGGAAACCGAAACGTCGATTCTCAAATTGAAATTGGAAGAGATGACCCCGATCGAAGCCTTAAAGACTTTGGAAGACTTTCAAAAGAAGTTACGAAAACAAAAGTAG
- the bioA gene encoding adenosylmethionine--8-amino-7-oxononanoate transaminase yields MIWYPFTLQFEPDSPLKIARAREEFLYDEKGNSYIDAISSWWVSIHGHNHPKILQALKDQMDLLDHVLLAGFTHEPAENLATELLRITDGLFQRVLYSDNGSTAVEIMIKLAYQYFRNIGETQRKTFIKFDTSYHGDTIGTMSVGGDSVFNRVFAGLLFPTKEFPTPNCSFCPVGKKPDSCAAECVNAVESYLEENQNSIAGIVLEPLIFGSGGMIFYKEEVLQKLERIAKRFGALLLVDEVFTGFGRTGALFAYQKANIQPDLVAMAKGLSAGTAAVAVTLTTERIHSAFVTPDPAKGFYHGHTMTGNPIACAAALASVKLFQEENRIDQVRNLETKMKIGLKKIAEEFPNAIRDCRVLGAVGVLELEVGNESGYTYPGNKILKKKFLEKGVVLRPLGNVIYLTPPYIISDSSLEKVFTAIRETLSEISLGK; encoded by the coding sequence ATGATCTGGTATCCATTCACGCTTCAATTCGAACCCGATTCTCCCTTAAAGATCGCAAGGGCAAGAGAAGAATTTCTGTATGACGAGAAGGGGAATTCTTACATTGACGCGATCTCTTCCTGGTGGGTGAGCATCCACGGACACAATCATCCTAAGATTTTGCAGGCGCTTAAAGATCAGATGGACCTGCTCGATCATGTTCTACTCGCGGGTTTTACGCACGAACCGGCCGAGAATCTCGCGACCGAACTTTTACGAATCACGGACGGGCTTTTTCAACGAGTGTTGTATTCGGACAACGGTTCGACCGCGGTGGAGATCATGATCAAACTCGCGTATCAGTATTTCCGGAACATCGGAGAAACGCAGAGAAAGACATTCATAAAGTTTGATACATCCTACCACGGAGATACGATTGGAACGATGAGCGTGGGCGGGGATTCAGTGTTCAATCGGGTCTTTGCCGGACTTTTGTTTCCCACAAAAGAATTTCCGACTCCGAATTGCAGCTTTTGCCCGGTCGGTAAAAAACCCGATTCCTGCGCGGCGGAATGCGTGAACGCGGTCGAATCGTATTTGGAAGAAAACCAGAATTCGATCGCAGGTATCGTGCTCGAACCATTGATCTTCGGTTCCGGCGGAATGATCTTTTACAAGGAAGAAGTTCTCCAAAAACTCGAACGCATCGCGAAACGATTCGGAGCCTTGTTGTTGGTCGACGAGGTGTTTACCGGTTTCGGAAGAACCGGCGCGCTTTTCGCATATCAAAAAGCGAATATACAACCGGATTTGGTCGCGATGGCAAAGGGTCTCAGCGCGGGAACGGCCGCCGTTGCCGTGACGTTGACGACCGAAAGAATTCATTCCGCATTCGTGACTCCCGATCCGGCTAAGGGATTTTATCACGGACATACCATGACCGGAAATCCGATTGCTTGTGCGGCGGCCCTTGCCTCCGTAAAACTCTTTCAAGAGGAGAATCGAATCGATCAGGTTCGAAACCTCGAAACAAAGATGAAGATCGGACTGAAAAAAATCGCGGAAGAATTTCCGAACGCGATTCGGGATTGCCGCGTGTTGGGTGCGGTCGGAGTTCTCGAACTCGAGGTGGGAAACGAGAGCGGCTACACGTATCCGGGAAACAAAATTCTAAAGAAAAAGTTTTTGGAGAAGGGTGTCGTGCTTCGCCCCTTAGGGAACGTGATCTATCTTACGCCTCCGTATATCATTTCGGATTCTTCCCTGGAAAAAGTATTCACGGCGATTCGGGAAACACTCTCTGAAATTTCCCTCGGGAAATAG
- the bioD gene encoding dethiobiotin synthase has translation MAIFIGATGTDVGKTLLSSLILGKYGRSLGLKYFKPVQTGDDSDRVTVMNLSGLHESFFLQNYYSFAFAGSPHYASELEGIEIDTDELSRHLYSIRDQRIVVEAAGGLLVPLTRKILTIELIRQSEIPLILAASVSLGTINHTLLTLEAIQTRKIDLKGIYFLGVPDKTTEDNIRTITEWSGVPSLGTFFLRSKERISRERFQKECLTAFDPDELIQKIIV, from the coding sequence ATGGCGATTTTTATCGGAGCAACGGGAACCGATGTGGGGAAAACCTTGCTCAGTTCTCTCATTCTCGGGAAATACGGCCGGTCCTTGGGACTCAAGTATTTCAAACCCGTACAAACCGGAGACGACAGCGATCGTGTCACCGTAATGAATCTGAGCGGACTTCATGAAAGTTTCTTTTTACAGAATTATTATTCCTTTGCGTTTGCTGGATCGCCTCATTACGCATCCGAATTGGAAGGAATCGAAATCGATACGGACGAACTTTCCAGACATCTCTACAGCATTCGGGATCAACGAATCGTGGTCGAGGCCGCGGGCGGTCTGTTGGTTCCTCTGACTCGAAAAATTCTTACGATAGAACTCATCCGGCAATCCGAAATCCCGTTGATCTTGGCGGCGTCCGTTTCTTTGGGAACGATCAATCATACGCTTCTTACCTTGGAAGCGATTCAAACTCGAAAGATCGATCTGAAAGGGATTTACTTTCTCGGAGTTCCGGATAAAACGACCGAAGACAATATCCGAACGATTACGGAATGGAGCGGCGTTCCGTCGCTTGGAACCTTTTTTCTGCGATCGAAAGAACGAATCAGCCGAGAACGGTTTCAAAAGGAATGTTTGACCGCGTTCGATCCGGACGAACTGATTCAGAAAATCATCGTATGA
- a CDS encoding phosphoribosylanthranilate isomerase — protein sequence MNRRSNETTKVKICGIRDLEIARICREEGADYIGLNFVSSSPRKIDLAGAHRIVDLYRSQKNSPKIVLLFYKNSHEEMETVISALDHDYIQWVWDDATVTPNVRETLFRKRQICSYRVSAPITNENLRSVVPGELLILDSYSKGAGGGTGERFNWEYVQGIERNYLLAGGLTPSNVAQAVRSVRPFGVDVASGVESSPGTKDAQKVIQFIRNAKSAL from the coding sequence ATGAATCGCCGTTCAAACGAAACAACAAAAGTCAAGATCTGCGGAATCCGCGATTTGGAAATCGCACGCATCTGCAGGGAAGAAGGAGCCGATTACATCGGACTGAATTTCGTATCTTCGAGTCCCAGGAAAATCGATCTCGCGGGCGCACACAGGATCGTGGATCTCTATCGTTCGCAGAAGAATTCTCCGAAAATCGTACTCTTGTTCTATAAGAATTCTCATGAAGAAATGGAAACCGTGATTTCCGCGCTCGATCACGATTACATTCAATGGGTTTGGGACGATGCAACCGTAACGCCGAACGTTCGGGAAACACTCTTCCGCAAAAGACAGATTTGTTCGTATCGGGTTTCCGCACCGATCACGAACGAGAATCTACGGTCCGTCGTTCCGGGGGAACTTCTGATTTTGGATAGTTACTCCAAAGGAGCGGGAGGCGGAACAGGAGAAAGATTCAATTGGGAATACGTTCAAGGAATCGAACGAAACTATCTTTTGGCCGGCGGCCTTACTCCGTCTAACGTCGCTCAGGCGGTTCGATCGGTTCGTCCCTTCGGAGTGGACGTCGCCAGCGGAGTGGAATCTTCTCCCGGAACCAAGGACGCGCAAAAAGTAATTCAATTTATCAGGAACGCAAAATCGGCCTTATGA
- the serB gene encoding phosphoserine phosphatase SerB translates to MLLILTQNPYEIRKELLLGIGGFVSLKPEETFSLSSAPIRAQGEWSCIEWNVGRKLEASELIALRALFAKKNSDLLQIDSLLNPKEKSFFAFDMDSTLIRQEVIDELARFAGVYEEVASVTREAMEGNLDFHEALKKRCTHLKGLSSSIFSDLYRQLEPNVGVEKLLQGLKEKKCRTAVFSGGFTDILELFQKEFGIDEIYANVLTREDGHLTGTVTGDIVDKNKKLEYLKTIRDREGITHKQVVAVGDGANDALMLNEAGIGIGFHAKDGLKKLIVNWVDFAPMDVLLLLFS, encoded by the coding sequence GTGCTTCTGATTCTGACTCAAAATCCGTACGAAATTCGAAAGGAACTCCTGTTGGGAATCGGGGGATTCGTATCCCTTAAACCGGAGGAAACCTTTTCGCTTTCTTCGGCTCCGATCCGCGCACAAGGTGAGTGGAGCTGCATCGAATGGAACGTCGGAAGAAAGCTGGAAGCATCCGAACTGATCGCCTTACGTGCGCTATTTGCAAAGAAAAATTCCGATCTGCTACAGATCGATTCTCTCTTGAATCCGAAAGAGAAAAGTTTTTTCGCGTTCGATATGGATTCCACGTTGATCCGTCAGGAAGTGATCGACGAACTTGCAAGGTTTGCGGGCGTATACGAAGAAGTCGCTTCCGTTACCAGGGAAGCGATGGAAGGAAACCTGGACTTTCACGAAGCGCTCAAAAAAAGATGCACACACCTGAAAGGTTTGTCCTCTTCGATTTTTAGCGATCTGTATCGCCAACTCGAGCCGAACGTGGGCGTTGAAAAACTTCTCCAAGGTCTCAAAGAGAAAAAGTGCAGAACCGCCGTTTTCTCCGGAGGGTTTACCGATATTCTCGAACTCTTTCAAAAGGAGTTCGGAATCGACGAAATTTACGCAAACGTTCTCACACGGGAAGACGGACATCTGACCGGAACGGTTACGGGCGACATCGTGGATAAAAACAAAAAGCTCGAATATCTAAAAACGATTCGCGATCGGGAAGGGATTACACACAAACAAGTCGTCGCCGTCGGAGACGGCGCCAACGACGCGCTGATGTTGAACGAGGCGGGTATCGGAATCGGCTTTCACGCGAAGGACGGTTTGAAAAAGCTCATCGTCAATTGGGTGGATTTTGCGCCGATGGACGTTTTACTACTTTTGTTTTCGTAA
- a CDS encoding GDSL-type esterase/lipase family protein, whose amino-acid sequence MVRYFSALSLLLFLSSCSVLFKKSYTDYSSSNFECWAGVGYRSSEKFAQYRSLWSTMRNIYREDNQRIKTANVVFVGNSLIQLFPNEILTREFPGAVNRGIGGDMTELLLERLEEDVIVLNPKAIVLEIGGNDLIQGKCLDGIESNLVRILDKLTEDLPNTKIVVLGIPPVRTQSLNSISPVINLSWVSIIQSYKNVVFLDNWQWFREKDRPALRQEFWLEQDKIHLNENAYKIWVQKLKPILQPYL is encoded by the coding sequence TTGGTAAGGTACTTCTCCGCTCTTTCCTTGCTTCTTTTTCTTTCTTCCTGTTCCGTTCTTTTTAAAAAATCATACACAGATTATTCCAGCTCTAACTTTGAATGTTGGGCTGGAGTCGGTTACCGATCCTCCGAAAAATTCGCTCAATACAGATCTCTTTGGTCCACGATGCGGAACATTTACCGCGAGGATAACCAAAGAATCAAAACCGCAAACGTAGTCTTTGTGGGAAACTCATTGATTCAACTTTTTCCCAACGAAATTTTAACCCGAGAATTTCCGGGCGCCGTCAATCGCGGGATCGGCGGAGACATGACCGAACTTCTTCTGGAAAGATTGGAAGAGGACGTAATCGTTTTAAACCCAAAGGCCATCGTACTTGAGATCGGAGGGAACGATCTCATTCAGGGAAAATGTTTGGATGGGATCGAATCCAATTTGGTAAGAATTCTCGATAAGCTTACCGAGGACCTCCCGAATACGAAAATTGTCGTTTTGGGAATTCCACCGGTTCGCACACAAAGTTTAAATAGCATTTCTCCCGTAATCAATTTGTCTTGGGTTTCCATCATTCAGTCTTATAAAAATGTAGTCTTTTTGGACAATTGGCAATGGTTTCGGGAAAAGGATCGACCGGCGTTGCGTCAGGAATTCTGGCTGGAACAGGACAAGATTCATTTGAACGAAAATGCATATAAAATCTGGGTTCAAAAATTAAAACCGATCCTTCAGCCGTATCTTTAA
- the bioB gene encoding biotin synthase BioB — protein sequence MSATLKTAEKIFSEVPSVITKEEGFEILNGSVPLTSVLDRAFQERNRYFGNKVRIHILDNIKNGYCPEDCGYCAQRKNANSGVQEYPMKSEEEIYEDAVKAKENGAYRFCMVTSGTGPNRPTTERLANTIRKITDELGMKVCLSAGLLDEDKAQLLKAAGLDRYNHNLNTSENHYPEICDTHTYAQRAETLGSVSKAGIGMCSGVIVGMGETLRDIVDVAFELKSFRVISIPVNFFIPVKGHAIKNPSVLTPELCVRILSLFRLVNPDSEIRIAAGREGHLRSLSATALFAANSLFSAGYLNVKGSEMTETISMIRDAGFVPELADGGILPEDSETESLYAEKNFPELYKFKKD from the coding sequence ATGTCCGCAACACTCAAAACAGCAGAAAAAATATTCTCCGAAGTTCCGAGCGTCATTACAAAGGAAGAAGGGTTCGAAATTCTAAACGGTTCCGTTCCTTTGACGTCCGTTTTAGACAGAGCGTTTCAGGAAAGAAATCGCTATTTCGGAAACAAAGTTCGAATTCATATCTTAGATAATATCAAAAACGGCTATTGTCCCGAAGATTGCGGCTACTGCGCGCAAAGAAAGAATGCAAACTCCGGAGTTCAGGAATATCCGATGAAGTCCGAGGAAGAAATCTACGAGGACGCGGTCAAAGCCAAGGAAAACGGAGCGTATCGTTTTTGTATGGTTACTTCCGGAACCGGACCGAATCGCCCGACCACCGAAAGACTTGCGAATACGATCCGCAAAATCACTGACGAACTCGGGATGAAGGTTTGTCTTTCCGCGGGCCTTTTGGACGAAGACAAGGCCCAGCTTCTGAAAGCGGCGGGGCTCGATCGTTACAATCACAATCTGAACACTTCCGAAAATCATTATCCTGAAATTTGCGATACGCATACATACGCACAGAGAGCGGAAACCTTAGGTTCCGTTTCCAAAGCCGGAATCGGAATGTGCAGCGGGGTCATCGTAGGAATGGGAGAAACTCTCCGCGACATCGTGGATGTTGCGTTTGAACTCAAGTCCTTTCGAGTGATTTCTATTCCCGTAAATTTTTTCATACCCGTCAAAGGACATGCGATCAAAAATCCGAGCGTTTTGACTCCGGAACTTTGTGTGAGAATTCTTTCTTTGTTCCGATTGGTGAATCCGGACTCCGAGATCCGAATTGCTGCGGGAAGAGAAGGCCACTTGAGAAGTCTTTCTGCGACAGCTCTTTTTGCCGCAAACTCTTTGTTCTCCGCGGGTTATCTGAACGTGAAGGGCTCCGAAATGACGGAAACGATTTCTATGATTCGAGACGCCGGTTTTGTACCGGAACTTGCGGACGGAGGAATTTTACCGGAGGACTCGGAAACCGAATCTCTCTATGCGGAGAAAAACTTTCCCGAGCTGTACAAATTCAAAAAAGACTGA